From a region of the Streptomyces sp. B21-083 genome:
- a CDS encoding DUF5955 family protein — translation MAGSDEDPRVAELRTAVSRLRRELAAHPAEFPDRGIAEDELACLAAMAITGSPEIPRLRRSLLLIAGAIGSVSALARGLSDVRAAVELFGTPPR, via the coding sequence GTGGCCGGCAGCGACGAGGATCCGAGGGTGGCGGAGTTGCGGACCGCGGTGTCCCGGCTGCGCCGTGAACTCGCCGCGCACCCGGCCGAGTTCCCCGACCGTGGCATCGCCGAGGACGAACTGGCCTGCCTGGCCGCGATGGCGATCACGGGCAGCCCCGAAATCCCGCGCCTGCGCCGCTCGTTACTCCTGATCGCCGGCGCGATCGGCTCGGTCAGCGCACTCGCCCGGGGCCTGTCGGACGTCCGCGCGGCGGTGGAACTGTTCGGCACTCCGCCCCGCTGA